The Capsicum annuum cultivar UCD-10X-F1 chromosome 3, UCD10Xv1.1, whole genome shotgun sequence genomic sequence TTAGACTTGGAAGAAATTAAGCAGGATGCATTCCTCCATCTCTAGTTTTACTAAAGCTTTTGCAGGTATATATTACTTTTTGGCCAACCCTTTCATTTTGTGTCCATCATCTGATCATAGAAACTCTCCGATCACAAAAGACGCGGTCGTGGAGTTCGACAACTCTGGAAATCTCCTGTTGATGGACAGAGGTAACACTTTATGGGCATCAAACACCTCGGAAGCTGGCGTTGAAACAGCTGTCATGTCCGAAAATGGCAACTTTGTTCTCTTCAGCGACAACCTAAGCGTTGTGTGGCAGAGCTTTTCGCATCCATCAGATACTCTATTACCTGGCCAACCTTTAACGGCATCACTAGAATTGATATCATCAAAATCACCTGCGCTTGGAGGTTATTACACGTTAAAAATGCTGCAGCAGCCTACATCACTTAATCTTGGCTTGACTTACAATGTGCCTGAGTCCTTTGATATGTCACCTGAACTTTACAGCAATTATTCTTACTGGAGGGGACCTGATATATCTAATGTGACAGGAGATGTTGTTGCAGTATTGGATCAAGCTGGAAGCTTTGGTATTGTATATGGCTCGTCTTCGGATGGAGCAGTTTATGTGTACAAAAATGATGGTGATTATGGAGGGTTATTCTCAGCTGTGAATCAATCCAATCGGAATAGACCATCTGTTTTAAGACGGTTAATTCTTGAGGCTAATGGAAATCTACGTTTGTATCGATGGGACAACGATGTAAATGGATCAAAACAATGGGTTGCAGAGTGGGCAGCTGTGTCCAGTCCATGTAACATTGCTGGAATTTGTGGCAATGGGATATGTAATTTAGAAAGAAGTAAAACGAATGCATCTTGCACGTGCTTGCCAGGCACTTCTAAGGTGGGAAATGATATTTCTTGTTCTGGAAATTCTTCATTGACAGGAAAATGTGGACCTCATCATGAAAACTTAACTTCCCAGTTCAAGATTTCTACAGTTCAACAGACGACTTACTATTTCTCAGGATCATCTGTAATAGCAAATTACAGTGATATAGAGTCAGTGTCCAAATGTGGGAATGCTTGTTTATCAAATTGCAATTGTGTGGCTTCTGTCTACGGTCTCAATGAGGAAAAGCCTTACTGTTGGGTCCTAAGAAGCTTGGAATTTGGTGGATTCGAGGATCCTGGCTCAACTTTATTCGTAAAGGTTGACGCCAACGGCTCATTTGGTGTGGGTGGTGACAATCAAACTGGGGATTCATCAGATGAATCACTGAGTACACACGAGAAGGTATTGATACTTCCTATAGTCCTAAGCATGACTGTTCTGATCGCGCTGCTCGGCTGTCTGTTGTATATTAATATCCATAGGAAAAGATCCTTAAAGAGAGCCCTTGATGGCTCTTTGATCTTATCAGGAGCTCCTATTAGCTTCAGCTATCGTGACTTGCAACACCGGACAAACAATTTTTCCCAGTTACTTGGAACAGGTAAGGACACGAGTATTATTTCAGTTCTTATTCAGTACTACTCAGAACCACAGGAATCCAAACTAAGATTATTGATTTTCCATTATAACAAAGTTTGATCATAGTAACAATGTTCTGTTAACAGGTGGATTTGGCAGCGTATACAAGGGAAGCCTAGTGGATGGAACATTGATAGCAGTAAAGAAGCTTGACAAAGTTTTACCTCATGGGGAGAGGGAATTCATAACAGAGGTCAATACTATTGGCTCTATGCATCATATGAACTTGGTTCGTCTATGTGGATACTGTTCTGAGGGAACACGAAGGTAAGCAACTGATTTCGTTGTAATTTGATGGCTGAATTGTGTCAAAGTAGGTAAGTATATCATATTACAGTGTTTAATAGCACCTTTTTTATTCAGCAGGCTACTAGTGTATGAGTTTATGAAAAATGGCTCATTGGACAAGTGGATATTCCATTCATATAGTAACAGAGATAGACTGCTAATTTGGCCTACACGTTTTCGCATAGCCATTGGTACTGCACAAGGAATAGCCTATTTTCATGAGCAGTGCAGGAACAGGATCATACATTGTGACATCAAGCCAGAGAACatacttttggatgaggattTCTGTCCTAAAGTTTCTGATTTTGGACTAGCTAAATTGATGGGGAGAGAGCACTCCCACGTTGTCACGATGGTCAGAGGAACTAGAGGTTATTTAGCCCCCGAGTGGGTCAGCAACCGACCCATAACTGTAAAAGCAGATGTTTACAGCTACGGAATGCTGCTACTAGAAATCATTGGTGGCCGGAGAAATCTTGACATGACTTGTGATGCTGAGGACTTCTTTTACCCTGGATGGGCTTACAAGGTACTCAATGAtcaaattttgtagctcattTCCATTTCTTGATCAAGAGTAGGTTGAATACAATAGACCCTATGTGGTCTGGCCCTTCACCAGACCCCGTGCATAGTGGGAGCTTAGTGCATCAGGCTGCCCTTTATATTACTTCTATTTCTTGAAATCTTTAAAAGCTAGAGTATTGAAGGAGCCATAtatgtttctcttttcttttttttttcaggaaATGACTGAAGGAACGCCAGAAAAAGTCGTAGATAGAAGACTGGAAGGAGCAATCGAAAAAGAGGAGCTAATAAGAGCTTTGATGGTTGCCTTTTGGTGTATTCAGGATGAGGTTTCAACAAGGCCTACCATGGGGGAAGTGGTGAAGATGTTAGAAGGATCAGTTGACATTGAGATGCCCCCAATGCCACAAACAGTTTTAGAGCTAATAGAAGAAGGCTTAGATCACGTTTACAAGTCTATGAAAAGGGAGCTCAATCAGTTCAGTTCCTTCACTATTACTACTCATCCATCATCTAATGCTACATGCAGTTACTCCACTATGTCACCTAGATAGTTAAAAGGTGGAATAGATCATTAGGAAGTTATGTTAGGATTATGCAACTGTAAACCCATTAATGCTCCAAATAACATTTGAAGAGCTGGCAAAATTGGATTAGCAtagtatattattttacttttagccATATCTCAGCTAAGATTAAAACATTAAATTGTGTTTTTCAAACAAAACATGCATATGCAGAAACATCCCAAAGAGGTTTTGTGTGAGCAGTTTTGAGTGCATTGTTTTTACCAAACATGGAGAACACAGAGGTTTTGCTTGACATCAGTTTTCATGTCAAACACTTGGTCGCATCGAATAATATACACACATTATATATTCATTTGGTTGGTCCATATATAGATATTTGCCCAGCAGCAATCGTCAAGTCTTATCCCGAATTTTTAGATGGGGTGCTCCAGACATTAACAAGAGAGGCAACATAATGTTGTGCTAAGAATCTTGGTATAAACATTACAAGAAACATACAGGCCTTGAGCTTCTAGATGAAACTTCACATGAACCTACCAAGATCACTTGGCATTATGCAATTGTTATGACCCATTGTTTAAAAAAAAGAGGCTGAAGGGTAATGTTGGACAAATTAGGCTATAACCCATTGTTTGACCCAAGCAAACATTGGAGGGGTTTAGTATTGACCCCATCATTAAATTGAGCCGTTTTGACGCAACCCATCCATTTGCCAGCCATCCAAGATAATCAAATATGATGACTGAACTATAAACAATTGCTATGCTAAACTACGAGCCTGTGACTTCCCAGATTTTGTAATGGGGAGAGGctttatctttttcatatttggacATGATAATGAAGTTAAAATGGCTTGCTGTAGTTGTAGCAACTTGCAACTTGTGGggttttagctttgaaattgaaaaaataacagagaaagagttggagaaaaataaaatacggcaatagtattgtcaaaagaaattattttattaataactcaaaacatatatttatagctaaatttctaactacactTCAAAATAAGGATAACTAATTCTTAATTCGAATAGAataactaattcctaagtctAACCTACATAGAATTCTAATAATTTAAAGCTACTAAAATTATCTACTCttactttatttctgagacatattttcaacactcctccttggatcAGAAATTGTAGATTGCAATTTGACCTCTTGAATGAATCTGTCAATTCATCTTTGTTCTTGCTTGGCTTGTGTGCATCTTCTGCTggattaaataagaaacttttgcCTCTCATATCAACTTGTAAGATCTCATGATTAGATTAGTGGAATCAAAGATTCAACAATATTTATCTCCAAACAATAATTTAAATCTTTCTTTCATTAGTTGACCAACACTCAACAAACTTTTATCAATATTGGGCACGTAAAggatatttgaaattatttttgtacctGAAATTATTTTGATTGCGACATTCCCTTTTTCCTTCTGCAGGAATATAGTCACCATTCTCAATTCTGACTTTCTTATTTTCCAAAGACAAAAGTTGATGTGCATAGCAAAAATACGTAACATATATGATATTAGTGGTGGAATTAAAATTGTTCTGCCTCTACTTGATAATATGAACAtaacttttctaaatttgaatCGAAAGAGTTTAATAAAACACTTTGACACATGTTTAAGTTCTCAATTGaaataaatcacaattcatgtgtttgaactaaatttatttatgcaaaagttaaactttattattattatatataacacGTGTTTATGTAAtagctataataataataataataataataataattattattattattattattattatacaacgagttctagaattCTATTGAAC encodes the following:
- the LOC107863165 gene encoding G-type lectin S-receptor-like serine/threonine-protein kinase At5g24080 isoform X2 — translated: MINIYCLFGLHNFLEKEHWFGPLACIYYFLANPFILCPSSDHRNSPITKDAVVEFDNSGNLLLMDRGNTLWASNTSEAGVETAVMSENGNFVLFSDNLSVVWQSFSHPSDTLLPGQPLTASLELISSKSPALGGYYTLKMLQQPTSLNLGLTYNVPESFDMSPELYSNYSYWRGPDISNVTGDVVAVLDQAGSFGIVYGSSSDGAVYVYKNDGDYGGLFSAVNQSNRNRPSVLRRLILEANGNLRLYRWDNDVNGSKQWVAEWAAVSSPCNIAGICGNGICNLERSKTNASCTCLPGTSKVGNDISCSGNSSLTGKCGPHHENLTSQFKISTVQQTTYYFSGSSVIANYSDIESVSKCGNACLSNCNCVASVYGLNEEKPYCWVLRSLEFGGFEDPGSTLFVKVDANGSFGVGGDNQTGDSSDESLSTHEKVLILPIVLSMTVLIALLGCLLYINIHRKRSLKRALDGSLILSGAPISFSYRDLQHRTNNFSQLLGTGGFGSVYKGSLVDGTLIAVKKLDKVLPHGEREFITEVNTIGSMHHMNLVRLCGYCSEGTRRLLVYEFMKNGSLDKWIFHSYSNRDRLLIWPTRFRIAIGTAQGIAYFHEQCRNRIIHCDIKPENILLDEDFCPKVSDFGLAKLMGREHSHVVTMVRGTRGYLAPEWVSNRPITVKADVYSYGMLLLEIIGGRRNLDMTCDAEDFFYPGWAYKEMTEGTPEKVVDRRLEGAIEKEELIRALMVAFWCIQDEVSTRPTMGEVVKMLEGSVDIEMPPMPQTVLELIEEGLDHVYKSMKRELNQFSSFTITTHPSSNATCSYSTMSPR
- the LOC107863165 gene encoding G-type lectin S-receptor-like serine/threonine-protein kinase At5g24080 isoform X1, which translates into the protein MVHMASSCLMYYAFALMLLLFLAEFCRYIESVSGVVLGSRLLAKENQAWFSENKTFAFGFTPTTESHDQYLLSIWFAQLPGERTLVWSPSINSPITKDAVVEFDNSGNLLLMDRGNTLWASNTSEAGVETAVMSENGNFVLFSDNLSVVWQSFSHPSDTLLPGQPLTASLELISSKSPALGGYYTLKMLQQPTSLNLGLTYNVPESFDMSPELYSNYSYWRGPDISNVTGDVVAVLDQAGSFGIVYGSSSDGAVYVYKNDGDYGGLFSAVNQSNRNRPSVLRRLILEANGNLRLYRWDNDVNGSKQWVAEWAAVSSPCNIAGICGNGICNLERSKTNASCTCLPGTSKVGNDISCSGNSSLTGKCGPHHENLTSQFKISTVQQTTYYFSGSSVIANYSDIESVSKCGNACLSNCNCVASVYGLNEEKPYCWVLRSLEFGGFEDPGSTLFVKVDANGSFGVGGDNQTGDSSDESLSTHEKVLILPIVLSMTVLIALLGCLLYINIHRKRSLKRALDGSLILSGAPISFSYRDLQHRTNNFSQLLGTGGFGSVYKGSLVDGTLIAVKKLDKVLPHGEREFITEVNTIGSMHHMNLVRLCGYCSEGTRRLLVYEFMKNGSLDKWIFHSYSNRDRLLIWPTRFRIAIGTAQGIAYFHEQCRNRIIHCDIKPENILLDEDFCPKVSDFGLAKLMGREHSHVVTMVRGTRGYLAPEWVSNRPITVKADVYSYGMLLLEIIGGRRNLDMTCDAEDFFYPGWAYKEMTEGTPEKVVDRRLEGAIEKEELIRALMVAFWCIQDEVSTRPTMGEVVKMLEGSVDIEMPPMPQTVLELIEEGLDHVYKSMKRELNQFSSFTITTHPSSNATCSYSTMSPR